One genomic region from Mastacembelus armatus chromosome 21, fMasArm1.2, whole genome shotgun sequence encodes:
- the slc15a2 gene encoding solute carrier family 15 member 2 isoform X1, with translation MTKKLCGTNYPISICFIVVNEFCERFSYYGMKALLTLYFLNYLHWDKDLSTAVYHAFSSLCYFTPILGALIADSWLGKFKTIIYLSIVYVIGHVVKSVGAIPTVGNNDVHIALSLLGLILIALGTGGIKPCVAAFGGDQFDEEHVSERQKFFSIFYMSINAGSLLSTVITPILRGDVQCFGGDCYALAFGVPAALMIVALVVFIAGSGMYKRNPPQGNILLEVCNCIGFAIKNRWRSLKSDPQRNHWLDWAEEKYSKRLIQEIKMVLRVLVLYIPLPMFWALFDQQGSRWTLQATRMNMAFGDAFSIKPDQMQMLNALLILVFVPIFDLVIYPLVRLCRINVTPLRKMATGMVFAALAFGAATLVEVNVVKTVVDPPPAGNCLLQVFNLANGSISVKIPDSDLFPEPIQYLEDPPEYKTLLLGTSSKDLMMQVTFEGTAYECEQMFEQEKAYSLILYSSTTGIKCKLVEDFIKKNENGNPLLRFLSTETEAIDLTVGAVTFQVPANYNVSANRTVERGEYPDVSCHSESKECGPLNLGLLDFGASYTVILTGEGLSNIVPHKMEDVKANNVHIAWQIPQYVLITAGEVMFSITGLEFSYAQAPANMKSVLQAGWLLTVAFGNVIVLIVAEGAGLEQWKEFLLFAGLLLGVFFIFSIMAYFYTYVDPDQLDKFYLEGSGKEESDDDNTKKKSNDINLKKTEKSTRL, from the exons ATGACTAAG AAACTTTGTGGGACCAATTACCCAATCAGCATCTGCTTCATAGTGGTGAATGAGTTCTGTGAACGCTTCTCCTACTATGGCATGAAAG CATTGCTGACACTCTATTTCCTCAACTACCTGCACTGGGACAAGGACCTGTCCACTGCTGTGTACCACGCTTTCAGCAGCCTCTGCTACTTCACACCCATTCTGGGAGCTCTCATTGCTGACTCCTGGCTTGGGAAATTCAA GACCATCATCTACCTGTCCATTGTCTACGTGATTGGCCATGTTGTCAAGTCGGTGGGAGCCATTCCCACTGTGGGAAATAATGACGTGCACAT TGCCCTCTCCTTGCTAGGTCTGATACTCATTGCCCTTGGCACTGGAGGAATCAAACCCTGTGTGGCAGCATTTGGAGGAGACCAGTTTGACGAAGAGCAT GTGAGCGAGAGGCAGAAATTCTTCTCCATTTTCTACATGTCAATCAACGCCGGGAGCCTGTTGTCGACTGTGATTACACCCATACTGAGAG GGGATGTGCAGTGTTTCGGCGGTGACTGCTATGCTCTGGCCTTTGGGGTTCCTGCAGCTCTGATGATCGTGGCTTTAG TTGTGTTCATTGCTGGCAGCGGGATGTACAAGAGGAATCCTCCACAGGGAAACATTCTGTTGGAAGTGTGCAATTGCATTGGG TTTGCAATCAAAAACCGCTGGAGGAGCTTGAAGTCCGACCCTCAGAGGAATCACTGGTTGGACTGGGCTGAGGAGAAATACTCG AAGCGGCTGATCCAGGAGATTAAGATGGTGCTGCGGGTTCTTGTGCTCTACATCCCACTGCCAATGTTCTGGGCTCTGTTCGATCAGCAG ggTTCCCGGTGGACGCTTCAAGCCACGAGGATGAACATGGCTTTT GGAGATGCTTTCAGTATTAAACCTGACCAAATGCAG ATGTTGAATGCGTTGCTGATTCTGGTCTTTGTGCCCATCTTTGACCTCGTCATATATCCGCTTGTTCGCCTCTGCAGAATCAATGTCAC GCCTCTAAGGAAAATGGCCACAGGAATGGTTTTTGCAGCTTTGGCTTTTGGAGCAGCCACACTGGTGGAGGTGAACGTCGTG AAAACAGTGGTGGATCCTCCACCTGCGGGGAATTGTCTCCTGCAGGTCTTTAACCTGGCAAATGGGAGCATCAGTGTGAAAATTCCCGACAGCGACCTGTTTCCAGAGCCGATCCAGTACCTTGAG GATCCTCCTGAATATAAGACGCTTCTACTGGGCACATCCAGCAAGGACCTCATGATGCAAGTTACGTTCGAGGGAACTGCCTACGAGTGTGAGCAGATGTTTGAACAAGAAAAGGCATACAGTCTCATCTTATACAGCAGCACTACTGGGATCAAGTGCAAACTC GTGGAAGActttataaagaaaaatgaaaatgggaaTCCTCTTCTGAG ATTcctcagcacagagacagaggcaaTAGACCTGACTGTTGGAGCTGTGACTTTCCAAGTGCCTGCCAATTACAACGTTTCTGCAAACAGGACTGTGGAGCGGGGCGA ATACCCAGATGTCAGCTGCCACTCAGAGTCAAAGGAGTGTGGTCCTCTTAACCTGGGCCTGCTGGACTTTGGAGCTTCCTACACTGTCATACTGACTGGG GAGGGGCTGAGTAACATTGTGCCTCATAAGATGGAGGATGTAAAGGCCAACAACGTGCACATTGCCTGGCAGATCCCCCAGTATGTCCTCATAACTGCCGGAGAGGTCATGTTCTCCATTACCGGCTTGGAGTTCTCCTACGCACAG GCACCAGCTAACATGAAGTCAGTCCTGCAGGCCGGCTGGCTGCTTACTGTCGCATTTGGGAACGTGATAGTGCTGATTGTGGCGGAGGGGGCAGGCCTGGAACAG TGGAAAGAGTTCTTGCTGTTTGCCGGCCTGCTTTTGGGCgtcttcttcatcttctccaTCATGGCCTACTTCTACACCTACGTTGACCCTGATCAGCTGGATAAGTTTTACCTGGAGGGCTCAGGGAAGGAGGAAAGCGATGATGACAACACGAAGAAAAAAAGTAATGACATTAAcctgaaaaaaacagagaagagcACCAGACTGTAA
- the hspbap1 gene encoding HSPB1-associated protein 1 homolog isoform X3, with translation MNMTCGWPVLHWTAEHLSGCLGDKPVRFRLGRKKETNSPLFETQCSYVEARLVHFLSWTQDQLGTDVGPFSEYPFSEYWAYADYKYIAMLFQDQPSMYEDVKWSEFGFEGRNGRESTLWIGTEGANTPCHLDSYGCNLVLQVQGRKRWYLFPPEDTANLYPTRIPYEESSVFSQVDVLHPDLKRFPAFQRARAHVVTLQPGQVLYVPRHWWHYVESVDPITVSVNSWIELDVDDVARVSEAVTRAVVFAIKRAQSDDNTDDWLNPTEEGVSSHNENIQYLNLAVSAFAQRQKDLCHSQLNQDLTEIHPVKRDFRGQIREKSDSARDSAPFSVPFGTHLIPVSPVRSQQQDLAEMRGAPSKDLDVKSCRKSAENCTVSSDAAQRTEAASAVRLQQGKHECSPGLTQSRACDCPRHAIISTNDLLDCLVHPDIITRVTELLLKRQTGSHSTPT, from the exons caCCACTGTTTGAAACCCAGTGTTCCTATGTGGAGGCCAGACTCGTGCACTTCCTCAGCTGGACCCAGGATCAGCTGGGGACAGATGTAGGGCCTTTTTCTGAATACCCATTCTCAGAGTATTGGGCCTATGCTGATTACAAATACATTGCAATGTTGTTTCAAGATCAGCCTTCCATGTATGAG GATGTGAAGTGGTCTGAGTTTGGTTTTGAAGGACGTAATGGAAGAGAGAGCACTTTATGGATCGGCACAGAGGGGGCCAACACACCATGCCACCTGGACTCTTATGGCTGTAACCTGGTCCTGCAAGTACAAGGACG GAAGCGCTGGTACCTGTTTCCTCCAGAGGACACTGCTAACCTCTACCCCACCAGGATCCCATATGAGGAGTCCAGTGTCTTCAGCCAGGTGGATGTGCTCCATCCAGACCTGAAGAGGTTCCCCGCTTTTCAGAGAGCCAGGGCGCATGTCGTCACTCTGCAGCCAGGACAG gTGCTTTATGTCCCGAGACACTGGTGGCATTATGTGGAATCAGTGGACCCCATCACTGTCAGCGTCAACTCCTGGATTGAGTTG GATGTGGATGATGTGGCAAGAGTTAGTGAAGCTGTGACCAGGGCCGTTGTCTTCGCCATTAAAAGAGCTCAAAGTGATGACAACACTGATGACTGGCTCAACCCTACAGAG GAAGGAGTATCATCCCATAAtgagaacatacagtatttgaaCCTGGCGGTTAGTGCTTTTGCCCAAAGGCAGAAGGACTTGTGCCACAGCCAACTGAATCAGGACCTGACAGAGATTCATCCGGTCAAACGGGACTTCCGAGGACAAATCAGAGAAAAGAGTGACTCAGCGAGGGACTCTGCACCCTTCAGTGTTCCTTTTGGGACACATCTCATTCCTGTGTCACCTGTGCGCTCTCAGCAACAGGACTTGGCAGAAATGAGGGGAGCCCCCTCAAAAGATTTGGATGTCAAATCTTGCAGGAAATCTGCAGAGAACTGCACTGTCAGCTCAGACGCAGCTCAGAGAACTGAGGCAGCATCTGCTGTCAGACTCCAACAGGGGAAACATGAATGTAGCCCTGGTTTAACTCAAAGCAGAGCATGTGACTGTCCAAGACATGCAATAATATCCACTAATGACCTGTTAGACTGCCTGGTGCATCCTGATATCATCACCCGTGTCACTGAGCTTTtactgaaaagacaaacaggaagtcacagTACACCAACATAG
- the cyp27a3 gene encoding cytochrome P450: protein MTVSKSTQAGWNCKQGTTGKNPPCASKSHRLGPARSFGPQAPLKHSVYTIKMLGRSLTYIGLVVNRQQREGVHRVTAGLGALIYGDIHRREAATSTTVMGHSNKLKSMDDLGGPSFITTLYWLFVKGYFQTTQQMQIEHSKIYGPLWKSKYGPLVVVNVASAELIEQVLRQEGRHPVRTDMTHWRTYRDLRNQAHGPLTEMGAKWQRIRSILNPRMLKPKHVSSYANTINEVVTDFINRVAWLRETRGQGVMVNDLTGELYKFAFEGICSVLFETRMGCMNEPVPEKTQKFIFSVGEMFRLSPVVVLFPKSTWPYMPFWKQFVASWDYLFKVAEDLVQKKIEEIQEKVDLDENVEGAYLTHLLLSDQMTVTEILGSITELLLAGVDTTSNTISWCLYHLAKEPQIQEQLYQEVISVCPGDKVPTSDDIGQMPYLKAIVRETLRLYPVVPGNARVTVENEIVVGDHLFPKKTLFHLCHYAVSYDENIFPNAHTFLPERWLRGAEEKSKHHPFGSVPFGFGIRACLGRRVAELEMYLLLSRLIKHFELSPDPAGTTVKPITRTLLCPATPINLQLVDRRAAREEPRAAAGVSL from the exons ATGACAGTGTCTAAGTCCACACAGGCTGGGTGGAACTGCAAACAAGGAACCACTGGTAAAAACCCTCCATGCGCGTCAAAGAGCCACAGACTGGGACCGGCACGCTCGTTTGGACCACAGGCTCCACTGAAACACTCGGTctatacaataaaaatgttggGGAGGTCTCTGACGTACATCGGATTAGTAGTGAACCGGCAGCAGCGTGAGGGGGTTCACAGGGTGACAGCGGGACTCGGTGCGCTGATTTATGGGGACATCCACCGCCGCGAGGCAGCCACCTCCACCACCGTGATGGGGCACAGCAACAAACTGAAATCTATGGACGATTTGGGTGGACCAAGTTTCATCACGACCTTGTACTGGCTCTTTGTGAAGGGCTATTTTCAAACGACGCAACAAATGCAA ATCGAGCACAGCAAGATCTACGGTCCTCTGTGGAAGTCAAAATACGGCCCTCTGGTTGTGGTGAACGTGGCCAGTGCTGAGCTGATAGAGCAGGTCCTGAGGCAGGAGGGGAGACACCCCGTCCGGACAGACATGACCCACTGGAGGACCTACAGAGACCTCAGGAACCAGGCCCATGGACCCTTGACAGA AATGGGGGCCAAATGGCAGCGTATCCGCAGCATTCTGAACCCTCGGATGTTGAAGCCCAAACACGTTTCCTCCTACGCCAACACCATAAACGAGGTGGTGACTGACTTCATCAACAGAGTGGCCTGGCTGAGGGAAACCAGAGGTCAGGGAGTTATGGTCAACGACCTGACTGGAGAACTCTACAAATTTGCTTTCGAAG GGATCTGTTCAGTGTTGTTTGAGACCCGGATGGGCTGCATGAACGAGCCAGTGCCCGAGAAAACCCAAAAGTTCATCTTCTCTGTGGGGGAAATGTTCCGTCTGTCCCCAGTCGTTGTCCTCTTCCCCAAGTCCACTTGGCCCTACATGCCTTTCTGGAAACAGTTTGTGGCAAGCTGGGATTATCTCTTCAAAGTCG CTGAGGACCtggtacagaaaaaaatagaagagaTCCAGGAGAAGGTTGACCTGGATGAGAACGTGGAGGGAGCGTACCTCACACACCTGCTGCTCAGTGATCAGATGACGGTCACTGAGATCCTGGGCAGCATCACCGAGCTCCTGCTGGCAGGAGTCGACACA ACCTCCAACACTATCTCATGGTGTCTGTACCACTTGGCGAAAGAACCACAGATTCAAGAACAGTTATACCAAGAGGTAATAAGTGTTTGCCCTGGAGACAAGGTCCCAACCAGTGATGACATTGGCCAGATGCCATACCTGAAGGCCATCGTCAGAGAGACGTTACG GCTGTACCCAGTGGTACCAGGAAATGCCCGCGTCACTGTCGAAAATGAGATTGTGGTGGGGGATCATCTGTTCCCCAAAAAG ACACTGTTCCACTTGTGTCACTACGCCGTGTCCTATGATGAGAACATTTTCCCCAACGCCCACACCTTCCTGCCAGAGCGCTGGCTCCGAGGAGCAGAGGAGAAGTCAAAGCATCACCCTTTTGGCTCAGTACCGTTTGGTTTTGGGATTCGAGCATGTCTGGGCAGGCGGGTGGCTGAACTCGAGATGTACCTCCTCCTGTCCAGG TTgataaagcactttgagttgTCGCCGGATCCCGCTGGGACCACGGTGAAGCCGATCACCAGGACCCTGCTTTGCCCTGCTACACCGATCAACCTGCAGCTGGTGGACAGAAGAGCTGCACGGGAAGAGCCGAGAGCAGCGGCAGGAGTCTCTCTGTGA
- the slc15a2 gene encoding solute carrier family 15 member 2 isoform X2 yields the protein MTKKLCGTNYPISICFIVVNEFCERFSYYGMKALLTLYFLNYLHWDKDLSTAVYHAFSSLCYFTPILGALIADSWLGKFKTIIYLSIVYVIGHVVKSVGAIPTVGNNDVHIALSLLGLILIALGTGGIKPCVAAFGGDQFDEEHVSERQKFFSIFYMSINAGSLLSTVITPILRGDVQCFGGDCYALAFGVPAALMIVALVVFIAGSGMYKRNPPQGNILLEVCNCIGFAIKNRWRSLKSDPQRNHWLDWAEEKYSKRLIQEIKMVLRVLVLYIPLPMFWALFDQQGSRWTLQATRMNMAFGDAFSIKPDQMQMLNALLILVFVPIFDLVIYPLVRLCRINVTPLRKMATGMVFAALAFGAATLVEVNVVKTVVDPPPAGNCLLQVFNLANGSISVKIPDSDLFPEPIQYLEDPPEYKTLLLGTSSKDLMMQVTFEGTAYECEQMFEQEKAYSLILYSSTTGIKCKLVEDFIKKNENGNPLLRFLSTETEAIDLTVGAVTFQVPANYNVSANRTVERGEYPDVSCHSESKECGPLNLGLLDFGASYTVILTGGLSNIVPHKMEDVKANNVHIAWQIPQYVLITAGEVMFSITGLEFSYAQAPANMKSVLQAGWLLTVAFGNVIVLIVAEGAGLEQWKEFLLFAGLLLGVFFIFSIMAYFYTYVDPDQLDKFYLEGSGKEESDDDNTKKKSNDINLKKTEKSTRL from the exons ATGACTAAG AAACTTTGTGGGACCAATTACCCAATCAGCATCTGCTTCATAGTGGTGAATGAGTTCTGTGAACGCTTCTCCTACTATGGCATGAAAG CATTGCTGACACTCTATTTCCTCAACTACCTGCACTGGGACAAGGACCTGTCCACTGCTGTGTACCACGCTTTCAGCAGCCTCTGCTACTTCACACCCATTCTGGGAGCTCTCATTGCTGACTCCTGGCTTGGGAAATTCAA GACCATCATCTACCTGTCCATTGTCTACGTGATTGGCCATGTTGTCAAGTCGGTGGGAGCCATTCCCACTGTGGGAAATAATGACGTGCACAT TGCCCTCTCCTTGCTAGGTCTGATACTCATTGCCCTTGGCACTGGAGGAATCAAACCCTGTGTGGCAGCATTTGGAGGAGACCAGTTTGACGAAGAGCAT GTGAGCGAGAGGCAGAAATTCTTCTCCATTTTCTACATGTCAATCAACGCCGGGAGCCTGTTGTCGACTGTGATTACACCCATACTGAGAG GGGATGTGCAGTGTTTCGGCGGTGACTGCTATGCTCTGGCCTTTGGGGTTCCTGCAGCTCTGATGATCGTGGCTTTAG TTGTGTTCATTGCTGGCAGCGGGATGTACAAGAGGAATCCTCCACAGGGAAACATTCTGTTGGAAGTGTGCAATTGCATTGGG TTTGCAATCAAAAACCGCTGGAGGAGCTTGAAGTCCGACCCTCAGAGGAATCACTGGTTGGACTGGGCTGAGGAGAAATACTCG AAGCGGCTGATCCAGGAGATTAAGATGGTGCTGCGGGTTCTTGTGCTCTACATCCCACTGCCAATGTTCTGGGCTCTGTTCGATCAGCAG ggTTCCCGGTGGACGCTTCAAGCCACGAGGATGAACATGGCTTTT GGAGATGCTTTCAGTATTAAACCTGACCAAATGCAG ATGTTGAATGCGTTGCTGATTCTGGTCTTTGTGCCCATCTTTGACCTCGTCATATATCCGCTTGTTCGCCTCTGCAGAATCAATGTCAC GCCTCTAAGGAAAATGGCCACAGGAATGGTTTTTGCAGCTTTGGCTTTTGGAGCAGCCACACTGGTGGAGGTGAACGTCGTG AAAACAGTGGTGGATCCTCCACCTGCGGGGAATTGTCTCCTGCAGGTCTTTAACCTGGCAAATGGGAGCATCAGTGTGAAAATTCCCGACAGCGACCTGTTTCCAGAGCCGATCCAGTACCTTGAG GATCCTCCTGAATATAAGACGCTTCTACTGGGCACATCCAGCAAGGACCTCATGATGCAAGTTACGTTCGAGGGAACTGCCTACGAGTGTGAGCAGATGTTTGAACAAGAAAAGGCATACAGTCTCATCTTATACAGCAGCACTACTGGGATCAAGTGCAAACTC GTGGAAGActttataaagaaaaatgaaaatgggaaTCCTCTTCTGAG ATTcctcagcacagagacagaggcaaTAGACCTGACTGTTGGAGCTGTGACTTTCCAAGTGCCTGCCAATTACAACGTTTCTGCAAACAGGACTGTGGAGCGGGGCGA ATACCCAGATGTCAGCTGCCACTCAGAGTCAAAGGAGTGTGGTCCTCTTAACCTGGGCCTGCTGGACTTTGGAGCTTCCTACACTGTCATACTGACTGGG GGGCTGAGTAACATTGTGCCTCATAAGATGGAGGATGTAAAGGCCAACAACGTGCACATTGCCTGGCAGATCCCCCAGTATGTCCTCATAACTGCCGGAGAGGTCATGTTCTCCATTACCGGCTTGGAGTTCTCCTACGCACAG GCACCAGCTAACATGAAGTCAGTCCTGCAGGCCGGCTGGCTGCTTACTGTCGCATTTGGGAACGTGATAGTGCTGATTGTGGCGGAGGGGGCAGGCCTGGAACAG TGGAAAGAGTTCTTGCTGTTTGCCGGCCTGCTTTTGGGCgtcttcttcatcttctccaTCATGGCCTACTTCTACACCTACGTTGACCCTGATCAGCTGGATAAGTTTTACCTGGAGGGCTCAGGGAAGGAGGAAAGCGATGATGACAACACGAAGAAAAAAAGTAATGACATTAAcctgaaaaaaacagagaagagcACCAGACTGTAA